The Paenibacillus sp. RC334 nucleotide sequence TGGTTGTCTCCTGTGCACGGATCTGTCTCTGGATCTCGTTACGATTCAAAGGTATTATCACATGCGCTGGAATATCGAGACAGAATATCGTTACTTTAAGGAACTTCTCAGTTTCTAGAAAACCTGCATCAAACCCGTACAGAAGACAGTCCAAATGCTTCAGCCATGAGACGTATAGATTTCATTTTGGCGTCAAAGTCATGAATAATGCTTGCGACCATGATTTCCTGTGTATGATAAGCCTCACTCAATTGCTCAATTTGGTGCTTCACCTGCTCGGGTGAGCCAACCACCATGCGCTTGCGATTCTCGCGGATGCGCATCCGGTCATATGGCGTATACGGATAGGCCAATGCCTTTTCTACGGAAGGTGTGCCGGCTGAGCGCATTCCCTGCTCCAGCAACACCAGGGACAGGTCCATACTGGAAGCCAATCGGTTGGCTTCCTCTTCGGTATCCGCACAGATAGCAAATACAGCGACAAGTGAACGCGGCTGATCACTGTGCTGCGAAGGCTTAAAATGCTCCTGATACTCTTTCATCGCTCCTGTGCCGCCTTCGCCGTTGATGAACTGCGCAAATGCAAAGCCCACGCCACGTTCGGCTGCAAGCCCTGCACTGTCGCCGCTGGAGCCTAGCAGCCACATTTCTGGCACGGTTTCTACGAGCGGCATCGCCTGTAATGAGCCGAAGCGATGCTCACTGCCTGTACTATCATGCAAATAAGCTAGCAGGTCATCCAACTGCTCAGGGTACAGATCGACGCCACCTCTAATTTTGCCCTCCTGCAAGGCTCTGGTAGCGATTGGCATGCC carries:
- a CDS encoding LLM class flavin-dependent oxidoreductase; translated protein: MIKLSILDQSPVSEGMTHAQALQKTAELAIEAERLGYHRFWVSEHHAASNLAGSSPEVLISHLAARTRAIRVGSGGVMLPHYSAYKVAENFRVLEGLYPGRMDLGLGRAPGGMPIATRALQEGKIRGGVDLYPEQLDDLLAYLHDSTGSEHRFGSLQAMPLVETVPEMWLLGSSGDSAGLAAERGVGFAFAQFINGEGGTGAMKEYQEHFKPSQHSDQPRSLVAVFAICADTEEEANRLASSMDLSLVLLEQGMRSAGTPSVEKALAYPYTPYDRMRIRENRKRMVVGSPEQVKHQIEQLSEAYHTQEIMVASIIHDFDAKMKSIRLMAEAFGLSSVRV